The Candidatus Cloacimonadota bacterium genome includes a region encoding these proteins:
- a CDS encoding putative glycoside hydrolase: MKKINNLQGGKLSPLFCIKKFYFLCVLLLFSFYLFSQNIQTDVKQDGNKKVDSNKYKQIENVDDNENNKNEKNKSLREDFIQGLYLTAYKAATNDFHKILDQAQEAGINTVVFDLKNMNGDVFFSMPQNSFLTNENLKPIIDIPKVVNVLHSRNMKAVSRVVMFHDEYNAERDSTLRAANSDGTAWVESERRGPSWMDSSNPRVQEYLFSLIEQIAKSGVDEIQMDYVRFPTQGHSGDAIFYFQREDYEYARYDSLYILRDRDDIILEFVKNVKAICDKYNVSLAADVFAIVAWQRNADIKSTGQNIGYLSKYLDKIHPMIYSSHFADNFSYRKNVPNEVYHLMYKGTKLTMEHAQSGCKVIPYIQANSWKVNYKEEYMHSQIQAIKDLGASGYILWNSSNRYEKTLTWIKNFNYPN, from the coding sequence ATGAAGAAAATAAATAATTTGCAGGGTGGCAAGTTGTCACCCTTGTTTTGTATAAAAAAGTTTTATTTTCTATGTGTTCTTTTATTATTTTCATTTTATCTGTTTTCTCAAAATATCCAAACTGATGTAAAACAAGACGGCAATAAAAAAGTTGACAGCAACAAATATAAACAAATAGAAAATGTAGACGATAATGAAAATAACAAGAATGAAAAAAATAAATCACTGCGAGAAGATTTCATTCAAGGCTTATATTTAACAGCTTACAAGGCTGCAACAAATGACTTTCATAAAATTTTAGACCAGGCACAAGAGGCTGGCATTAACACGGTCGTTTTCGATCTCAAGAACATGAATGGAGACGTTTTCTTTTCAATGCCTCAAAATTCGTTTCTAACGAACGAAAATCTTAAACCGATAATTGATATTCCAAAAGTGGTTAACGTGCTTCATTCGCGAAATATGAAAGCCGTTTCCAGAGTGGTTATGTTCCACGATGAATACAATGCAGAACGCGATTCCACTTTGAGAGCCGCAAATTCTGATGGAACTGCCTGGGTTGAAAGTGAAAGAAGAGGACCTTCCTGGATGGATTCTTCAAATCCAAGGGTACAAGAGTATCTTTTTAGTCTTATAGAGCAAATTGCAAAATCTGGTGTTGATGAAATCCAGATGGATTATGTGAGATTTCCTACTCAGGGACATTCTGGTGATGCAATCTTTTATTTTCAAAGAGAAGATTATGAATATGCCAGATATGATTCACTTTATATTCTTCGAGATCGAGATGATATAATTTTAGAATTCGTAAAAAATGTAAAAGCAATTTGTGATAAGTACAATGTTTCTCTTGCTGCCGATGTGTTTGCAATTGTCGCCTGGCAGAGAAATGCCGATATCAAGTCAACCGGGCAGAATATAGGGTATTTATCAAAATACTTGGACAAGATCCATCCAATGATCTATTCATCACATTTTGCAGATAATTTTAGCTATAGAAAGAATGTTCCGAACGAAGTCTATCATTTAATGTATAAAGGTACTAAACTAACCATGGAACATGCTCAATCTGGATGTAAGGTTATTCCATACATCCAGGCAAATTCCTGGAAAGTAAATTACAAAGAAGAATATATGCATTCCCAGATTCAAGCAATAAAAGATCTGGGAGCTTCGGGATATATCCTCTGGAACTCTTCTAACAGGTACGAAAAAACACTAACCTGGATAAAGAATTTTAATTATCCAAATTAG
- a CDS encoding rRNA pseudouridine synthase: MVRINKFLAQCNLGSRRKVEEFILAGRVKVNGKITKELAIEIDEENDKVEFDNKIISIASKKYYLILNKPKKYLVTAKDDFGRSTVFDLVPDFGVHLFSVGRLDYMSEGLLILTNDGDFADEIMHPRNKLPKLYKVTVKGYITNSVVQRLRNGVVISGYKTKPAKVFIKSRNSQKTILKITISEGKKRQIRKMIKTIGSEVIDLRRLQIGDLRLSKLPIGMWRHLNKKEIYTLKNYNMENK; the protein is encoded by the coding sequence ATGGTAAGAATCAATAAATTCCTGGCTCAGTGCAACCTTGGATCTCGCAGAAAAGTTGAAGAATTCATACTTGCGGGAAGAGTAAAAGTTAACGGCAAAATAACAAAAGAACTTGCAATAGAGATCGATGAAGAAAATGACAAAGTTGAATTTGATAATAAAATAATATCGATTGCTTCCAAAAAATATTATCTGATTTTGAATAAACCGAAAAAATATCTCGTTACTGCAAAAGATGATTTTGGGCGAAGTACAGTTTTTGATCTTGTTCCTGATTTCGGAGTTCATTTGTTCTCGGTTGGCAGGCTCGATTATATGAGTGAAGGATTGCTTATTCTTACCAATGATGGTGATTTTGCCGATGAAATTATGCATCCCAGAAACAAATTGCCCAAGTTGTACAAGGTAACTGTAAAAGGATACATAACTAATTCGGTAGTTCAACGATTACGAAATGGTGTTGTAATTTCGGGATACAAAACAAAGCCTGCAAAGGTGTTCATCAAATCCAGGAATTCTCAAAAAACAATTCTCAAGATCACTATTTCGGAAGGTAAAAAAAGACAAATCAGGAAAATGATTAAAACTATTGGTTCCGAAGTAATAGATTTAAGAAGATTGCAGATCGGCGATTTGAGGTTAAGTAAGCTTCCAATCGGAATGTGGCGTCATTTGAATAAAAAAGAGATATATACCTTGAAAAATTACAATATGGAGAATAAATAG
- a CDS encoding PTS sugar transporter subunit IIA, producing MAKDYLTLKQAANFLKVTDSVVKEMIKSKVFKASKKGNTYQIQKAEVDEWLANLNEREVEQLALKRSVCRFSDYFKVKNVFLDFHADNKYEAIAEMAKKAKELKIVKDHRWLYQVVVAREELVSTAIGKGIALLHPRHFHPSKIKKPSILFGRSKDEIEFDAIDNKPVKLFFLLLLHDDVQHLFSISYISKLLMNEENLKHLLEAETAEEVEHALIKKVLN from the coding sequence ATGGCAAAAGATTATTTAACACTGAAACAAGCAGCAAATTTCCTTAAAGTCACCGATTCCGTTGTGAAGGAAATGATCAAATCAAAAGTATTCAAGGCTTCAAAGAAAGGGAATACATATCAAATTCAAAAAGCTGAAGTTGATGAATGGCTGGCAAATTTGAACGAACGGGAAGTTGAACAACTTGCCTTAAAAAGATCAGTCTGCAGATTTTCAGATTATTTTAAAGTGAAAAACGTTTTTTTAGATTTTCATGCTGATAATAAATATGAAGCAATAGCAGAGATGGCAAAGAAAGCCAAAGAATTGAAAATCGTAAAAGATCATCGCTGGTTATATCAAGTTGTTGTAGCACGAGAGGAACTTGTTTCGACAGCTATAGGAAAAGGGATTGCTTTATTACATCCACGTCATTTCCATCCATCTAAGATTAAGAAACCCTCAATTCTATTTGGCCGATCAAAAGATGAGATTGAATTCGATGCGATCGATAATAAACCTGTAAAATTATTTTTTCTGCTTTTATTACATGATGATGTTCAACATCTGTTTTCAATATCTTATATTTCCAAACTATTAATGAATGAGGAAAATCTTAAACATCTATTAGAAGCAGAAACAGCTGAAGAAGTCGAGCATGCTTTAATAAAAAAAGTATTAAACTAA
- the atpC gene encoding ATP synthase F1 subunit epsilon, whose protein sequence is MAKIKLEIIQPVKKKIEGEYDHVIVPGVDGDFGIMENHTPFITKIRPGILQLFNNRSSEEYAVHDGFVTVDDNIVKIVCDVIEHRSEIDKTRAASAKKRAEKRLKSNQEDTDFRRAEFALKRSLVRLEVIEK, encoded by the coding sequence ATGGCAAAAATAAAATTGGAGATTATTCAACCGGTTAAAAAGAAGATCGAGGGCGAGTATGATCATGTCATCGTGCCAGGAGTAGATGGTGATTTCGGCATCATGGAAAATCATACTCCATTCATAACCAAAATAAGACCTGGAATTTTACAACTTTTCAATAATAGAAGTTCGGAAGAATATGCTGTCCACGACGGATTCGTAACCGTTGATGACAATATCGTTAAAATCGTTTGTGATGTTATCGAACATCGATCGGAAATAGATAAAACCAGAGCAGCATCAGCAAAAAAACGAGCTGAAAAGAGATTAAAAAGCAATCAAGAAGATACAGATTTTAGAAGAGCAGAATTTGCCCTGAAAAGATCACTGGTCCGCTTGGAAGTTATCGAGAAATAG